The Musa acuminata AAA Group cultivar baxijiao chromosome BXJ1-3, Cavendish_Baxijiao_AAA, whole genome shotgun sequence genome window below encodes:
- the LOC135580832 gene encoding cytokinin riboside 5'-monophosphate phosphoribohydrolase LOG8-like isoform X1, producing the protein MGDETRSKFKRICVFCGSNSGNRTVFSDAALDLGRELVRRRIDLVYGGGSVGLMGLISRAVYDGGCHVLGVIPQALMPLEISGETVGQVKIVSDMHERKALMAQQADAFIALPDIVGGYGTMEEVMEMTTWSQLGIHDKPVGLLNVDGYYNSLLELFDNGVQEGFIKPACRHIVLSASTADELLTKMELYTPLHKEVAPRQNWEISHLGYSKAPSSP; encoded by the exons ATGGGCGACGAGACCCGGAGCAAGTTCAAGCGGATTTGCGTCTTCTGCGGCAGCAACTCTGGCAACCGAACAGTCTTCAGCGATGCAGCTCTTGATCTGGGTCGCGAACTG GTGAGGAGAAGGATCGATTTAGTTTATGGTGGTGGGAGTGTGGGATTGATGGGTCTGATTTCACGGGCAGTTTATGATGGAGGTTGCCATGTTCTTGG GGTTATTCCTCAAGCTCTCATGCCCCTTGAG ATATCTGGAGAGACTGTGGGGCAAGTAAAAATTGTTTCAGACATGCATGAGCGAAAAGCTTTAATGGCTCAACAAGCTGATGCATTTATCGCACTTCCCG ACATTGTAGGAGGGTATGGAACAATGGAGGAGGTGATGGAGATGACAACATGGTCACAACTTGGAATTCATGATAAACCA GTTGGCCTATTAAATGTTGATGGCTATTACAACTCCTTGCTTGAACTATTTGATAATGGCGTGCAAGAAGGCTTTATAAAGCCAGCTTGTAGACATATAGTGCTTTCTGCTTCAACTGCAGATGAATTGCTTACAAAAATGGAG CTATATACTCCTTTGCACAAAGAAGTTGCTCCGCGACAGAACTGGGAGATTTCCCATCTAGGTTACTCCAAGGCTCCAAGCTCACCCTGA
- the LOC135580832 gene encoding cytokinin riboside 5'-monophosphate phosphoribohydrolase LOG8-like isoform X2, translated as MGDETRSKFKRICVFCGSNSGNRTVFSDAALDLGRELVRRRIDLVYGGGSVGLMGLISRAVYDGGCHVLGVIPQALMPLEISGETVGQVKIVSDMHERKALMAQQADAFIALPGGYGTMEEVMEMTTWSQLGIHDKPVGLLNVDGYYNSLLELFDNGVQEGFIKPACRHIVLSASTADELLTKMELYTPLHKEVAPRQNWEISHLGYSKAPSSP; from the exons ATGGGCGACGAGACCCGGAGCAAGTTCAAGCGGATTTGCGTCTTCTGCGGCAGCAACTCTGGCAACCGAACAGTCTTCAGCGATGCAGCTCTTGATCTGGGTCGCGAACTG GTGAGGAGAAGGATCGATTTAGTTTATGGTGGTGGGAGTGTGGGATTGATGGGTCTGATTTCACGGGCAGTTTATGATGGAGGTTGCCATGTTCTTGG GGTTATTCCTCAAGCTCTCATGCCCCTTGAG ATATCTGGAGAGACTGTGGGGCAAGTAAAAATTGTTTCAGACATGCATGAGCGAAAAGCTTTAATGGCTCAACAAGCTGATGCATTTATCGCACTTCCCG GAGGGTATGGAACAATGGAGGAGGTGATGGAGATGACAACATGGTCACAACTTGGAATTCATGATAAACCA GTTGGCCTATTAAATGTTGATGGCTATTACAACTCCTTGCTTGAACTATTTGATAATGGCGTGCAAGAAGGCTTTATAAAGCCAGCTTGTAGACATATAGTGCTTTCTGCTTCAACTGCAGATGAATTGCTTACAAAAATGGAG CTATATACTCCTTTGCACAAAGAAGTTGCTCCGCGACAGAACTGGGAGATTTCCCATCTAGGTTACTCCAAGGCTCCAAGCTCACCCTGA
- the LOC103978783 gene encoding carbamoyl phosphate synthase arginine-specific large chain, chloroplastic, producing the protein MAVCHHHHHHLLLHHRYRIRSSFCPSPLLPFRKPLSASFPLPKPRLRLPQLVPRPLRLQPRASAKAAGEAETSERQRPVGGKRTDIKKIMILGAGPIVIGQACEFDYSGTQACKALVDEGYEVVLVNSNPATIMTDPDLAHRTYVGPMTPELVEQIIDAERPDALLPTMGGQTALNLAVALADSGALSRHGIELIGAKLKAIKTAEDRDLFKRAMDRIGLRTPPSGIGNTLEECLAIADDIGGFPLIIRPAFTLGGTGGGIAYNRDEFEAICRAGLAASLTTQVLVEKSLLGWKEYELEVMRDLADNVVIICSIENIDPMGVHTGDSITVAPAQTLTDKEYQRLRDYSVAIIREIGVECGGSNVQFAVNPVDGEVMVIEMNPRVSRSSALASKATGFPIAKMAAKLSVGYTLDQIPNDITKKTPASFEPSIDYVVTKIPRFAFEKFPGSEPILTTQMKSVGEAMALGRTFQESFQKAVRSLESGYSGWGCAPIKELNWDWDQLKYSMRVPNPDRMHAIYAAIKKGMKVEEIHELSFIDKWFLTQLKELVDVEQFLLSQTLDQLTKHDFYEVKRRGFSDRQIAYATSSSESDVRSRRLSLGVTPAYKRVDTCAAEFEANTPYMYSSYDFECESAPTPKKKVLILGGGPNRIGQGIEFDYCCCHASFALKENGYETIMMNSNPETVSTDYDTSDRLYFEPLTVEDVLNVIDLERPNGIIVQFGGQTPLKLALPIQQYLEEQKLVASTGTGHVQIWGTSPDSIDAAEDRERFNSILDNLKIEQPKGGIAKSESDAITIASKIGYPVVVRPSYVLGGRAMEIVYNDDKLSKYLENAVEVDPERPVLIDKYLTDAIEIDVDALADSNGNVVIGGIMEHIEQAGVHSGDSACLLPTKTVSNKCLDTIRQWTIKLAKKLDVCGLMNCQYAITASGDVYLLEANPRASRTVPFVSKAIGHPLAKYASLVMSGKNLHELGFTKEVVPRHVSVKEAVLPFEKFQGCDVLLGPEMRSTGEVMGIDFDFHVAFAKAQIAAGQQLPASGTVFLSLNDLTKPHLASIARGFLELGFKIVATSGTARVLDLEGIPVEVVLKMHEGRPHAGDMLANREIQAMVITSSGDALDAIDGRQLRRMALAYKIPIITTVAGALATVEAIKSLKHSSIKMLALQDYFTVSDEHPKLQAASSAI; encoded by the exons ATGGCTGtctgccaccaccaccaccaccacctcctcctccaccaccgttATCGGATCCGCTCCTCCTTCTGCCCCTCCCCTCTGCTTCCATTCCGCAAGCCACTCTCCGCCTCGTTCCCCCTCCCTAAGCCACGGCTCCGCCTTCCGCAGCTGGTCCCGCGCCCCCTCCGCCTCCAGCCAAGGGCCTCCGCGAAGGCGGCGGGGGAGGCTGAAACCTCAGAGCGGCAGCGGCCGGTGGGAGGTAAGCGGACTGACATCAAGAAGATCATGATTCTGGGGGCCGGGCCCATCGTGATCGGGCAGGCGTGCGAGTTCGACTACTCCGGCACGCAAGCGTGCAAGGCTCTGGTTGACGAGGGATATGAGGTGGTGCTCGTCAACTCCAATCCGGCCACTATCATGACCGACCCCGACCTCGCCCACCGCACCTACGTGGGCCCCATGACCCCGGAGCTCGTCGAGCAGATCATCGACGCCGAGCGCCCCGACGCCCTTCTCCCCACCATGGGCGGCCAGACCGCCCTTAACCTCGCAGTCGCCCTCGCGGATTCAGGCGCCCTTTCCCGCCATGGCATCGAGCTCATCGGCGCGAAGCTTAAAGCTATCAAAACCGCGGAGGACCGCGACCTCTTCAAGCGTGCCATGGACCGCATCGGCCTCCGCACTCCACCCTCCGGCATCGGCAACACCTTGGAAGAGTGCCTTGCTATTGCCGATGACATCGGTGGATTCCCCCTCATCATTCGCCCCGCCTTCACCCTTGGtggcacaggcggtggtatcgcctacaaCCGCGATGAGTTTGAGGCTATCTGCCGCGCCGGGCTCGCTGCCAGTCTTACGACCCAGGTCCTCGTGGAAAAATCACTCCTTGGGTGGAAGGAGTACGAGCTGGAGGTAATGCGTGACCTGGCCGACAATGTGGTGATCATCTGCTCGATTGAGAACATCGATCCCATGGGTGTTCACACGGGGGATTCAATCACGGTGGCGCCAGCGCAAACGCTCACGGATAAGGAGTACCAGAGACTCAGGGACTACTCTGTGGCCATCATCAGGGAAATTGGGGTGGAGTGTGGGGGATCCAACGTGCAATTTGCAGTAAATCCAGTGGACGGAGAGGTGATGGTTATTGAGATGAATCCAAGGGTGTCACGGTCATCTGCCCTTGCTTCAAAGGCAACGGGCTTTCCCATTGCTAAGATGGCTGCTAAGCTGTCTGTAGGTTACACGCTTGATCAGATTCCAAATGATATTACAAAGAAGACACCGGCTAGTTTCGAGCCCTCTATCGATTATGTGGTAACAAAG ATTCCACGTTTTGCTTTTGAGAAATTCCCTGGTTCAGAACCAATCTTAACAACCCAGATGAAATCTGTTGGTGAGGCAATGGCACTTGGGAGGACTTTCCAAGAATCCTTCCAGAAGGCAGTTCGATCATTGGAGTCTGGGTACTCTGGCTGGGGTTGTGCACCCATTAAGGAACTCAACTGGGACTGGGATCAGTTAAAGTACAGCATGCGAGTTCCAAATCCAGATCGTATGCATGCCATATATGCAGCAATTAAGAAAGGAATGAAGGTAGAGGAAATTCATGAGCTGAGCTTCATTGACAAGTGGTTTCTTACTCAACTCAAGGAGCTAGTGGATGTGGAACAGTTCCTCCTGTCACAGACACTGGACCAGCTGACAAAGCATGACTTCTATGAAGTTAAAAGGAGGGGCTTTAGTGATAGGCAGATTGCTTATGCAACTTCTTCCTCGGAGAGTGACGTCCGATCAAGGCGCTTGTCACTAGGTGTGACCCCAGCATATAAAAGGGTTGACACCTGTGCTGCAGAGTTCGAGGCAAACACTCCCTACATGTACTCCTCTTATGATTTTGAATGTGAATCAGCTCCCACTCCAAAGAAAAAGGTGTTGATATTGGGGGGTGGACCTAACCGTATTGGCCAGGGTATTGAGTTTGATTACTGCTGCTGTCATGCTTCTTTTGCCCTTAAAGAG AATGGATATGAGACAATCATGATGAACTCAAATCCAGAGACTGTATCCACTGATTACGATACCAGCGATCGACTATACTTTGAACCTTTGACCGTTGAGGATGTTCTGAATGTGATTGACTTAGAGCGGCCAAATGGTATTATTGTACAGTTTGGTGGGCAAACTCCTTTAAAGCTTGCTCTCCCCATACAGCAGTATcttgaagaacaaaagttggtagCTTCCACTGGGACAGGGCATGTGCAAATTTGGGGAACATCACCTGATTCCATTGATGCTGCAGAAGATAGAGAACGATTTAATTCAATTCTCGATAATCTCAAGATTGAGCAACCTAAAGGGGGCATAGCAAAGAGTGAATCAGATGCCATAACGATTGCGAGTAAAATTGGTTACCCTGTTGTAGTCAGACCTTCTTATGTCTTGGGTGGACGTGCGATGGAAATTGTTTACAATGATGATAAACTTAGCAAATACCTTGAGAATGCAGTAGAAGTTGATCCTGAGCGCCCTGTGTTGATAGATAAATATCTCACAGATGCCATCGAAATTGATGTGGATGCATTGGCTGACTCAAATGGGAACGTGGTAATTGGTGGTATCATGGAGCACATTGAGCAGGCAGGTGTTCATTCGGGTGACTCAGCCTGTTTGCTTCCTACAAAAACTGTGTCAAATAAGTGCCTGGATACAATTCGCCAGTGGACAATCAAGCTGGCCAAAAAACTTGATGTATGCGGGCTTATGAATTGCCAATATGCAATTACTGCTTCTGGTGATGTATACCTTCTTGAAGCCAATCCACGTGCTTCTCGCACTGTCCCTTTTGTCTCTAAAGCTATTGGACACCCCTTGGCAAAATATGCATCTCTTGTCATGTCTGGGAAAAACTTGCATGAACTTGGATTTACAAAAGAGGTGGTGCCTAGGCATGTGTCAGTCAAGGAGGCCGTACTTCCATTCGAGAAATTCCAAGGATGTGATGTTCTTCTTGGCCCAGAGATGCGTAGCACTGGAGAAGTTATGGGAATTGACTTTGACTTCCATGTGGCTTTTGCCAAGGCACAGATTGCTGCCGGACAGCAGCTTCCAGCTAGTGGTACAGTCTTTCTCAGCCTAAATGACTTGACAAAGCCACACCTTGCTTCAATCGCTCGTGGATTCCTAGAACTTGGTTTCAAAATTGTTGCAACTTCTGGGACGGCTCGTGTGCTTGATTTGGAGGGTATACCGGTGGAGGTTGTTCTTAAGATGCATGAGGGGAGACCTCATGCAGGGGATATGCTAGCAAATCGTGAAATACAAGCTATGGTGATAACAAGTTCTGGTGATGCTCTAGATGCAATTGATGGAAGGCAGCTGAGGAGGATGGCGCTGGCGTACAAGATCCCAATTATAACAACAGTTGCCGGGGCATTAGCTACTGTGGAAGCTATTAAGAGCTTGAAACATAGCTCTATCAAGATGCTAGCATTGCAGGACTACTTTACTGTTTCAGATGAGCATCCAAAGTTGCAGGCGGCATCATCTGCCATTTAG